Proteins from a genomic interval of Phenylobacterium sp. LH3H17:
- a CDS encoding PA0069 family radical SAM protein, whose amino-acid sequence MSTFTQQIAIRGRGARSNASGRYEAQAREAFDDGWTVEDPEPVQIRTTLSPERAKTIITRNNSPDIGFNRSINPYRGCEHGCIYCYARPAHAYMGLSPGLDFESQLFFKPEAGKLLEKELSAPRYKPEFIHIGGNTDPYQPQERTARVTRQVLEVLARFNHPFSVITKSALILRDLDILAETAAKNLCRVAVSVTTLDRALSRSMEPRAATPEKRIGAIKALSDAGVPVIVMFAPSIPGLNDHEMEAVLERAAAAGAKGAGYVALRLPREIKDLFQEWLATDHPDRASKVMSLVRQMRGGLDYDPEWGKRMRGEGPIAEMMSQRFQAAKKRHGLTFRFEGLDLSQFRVPVMAGDQGDLFG is encoded by the coding sequence GTGTCCACATTCACCCAGCAAATCGCCATCCGGGGCCGCGGCGCCCGGTCCAATGCGTCAGGGCGCTATGAAGCCCAGGCGCGGGAGGCCTTCGATGACGGCTGGACGGTGGAGGATCCCGAGCCGGTCCAGATCAGGACCACCCTGAGCCCGGAGCGGGCCAAGACCATCATCACCAGGAACAATAGCCCCGACATCGGCTTCAATCGCTCGATCAACCCCTACCGAGGCTGCGAGCACGGTTGCATCTACTGCTACGCGCGTCCCGCCCACGCCTATATGGGCCTGTCGCCGGGGCTGGATTTCGAAAGCCAGCTGTTCTTCAAGCCCGAGGCCGGCAAGCTGCTGGAGAAGGAGCTGTCGGCCCCGCGCTACAAGCCCGAGTTCATCCATATCGGCGGCAACACCGATCCCTACCAGCCGCAGGAGCGCACAGCGCGGGTCACCCGCCAGGTGCTGGAAGTGCTGGCGAGGTTCAACCACCCCTTCTCGGTGATCACCAAGTCGGCGCTGATCCTGCGCGACCTGGACATCCTGGCCGAGACGGCGGCGAAGAACCTCTGCCGGGTCGCGGTGTCGGTCACCACCCTGGATCGCGCCCTGTCCCGCAGCATGGAGCCGCGCGCGGCGACGCCGGAGAAGCGGATCGGCGCGATCAAGGCCCTGTCGGACGCCGGCGTGCCGGTGATCGTGATGTTCGCCCCCTCGATCCCAGGCCTGAACGACCACGAGATGGAGGCGGTGCTCGAGCGCGCCGCGGCGGCCGGCGCCAAGGGAGCGGGCTATGTGGCCCTGCGCCTGCCCCGCGAGATCAAGGACCTGTTCCAGGAGTGGCTGGCCACCGACCACCCCGACCGGGCGAGCAAGGTCATGTCCCTGGTGCGCCAGATGCGCGGCGGACTCGACTACGATCCCGAATGGGGCAAGCGGATGCGCGGCGAAGGCCCTATCGCCGAGATGATGTCCCAACGCTTCCAGGCCGCCAAGAAGCGCCACGGCCTGACGTTCCGGTTCGAAGGCCTCGACCTCAGCCAGTTCCGGGTCCCCGTGATGGCGGGGGATCAAGGGGATTTGTTCGGTTAG
- a CDS encoding cytochrome P450 yields MSDGAVDIRGEAHARAYAEPLETLNPAQPLLFADDELWPYFERLRAEDPVHFTEDSAYGPYWSVTRYNDIMAVDTNHEVFSSADGITLVSLEAKEQNANRPARPSFISMDPPKHDVQRKTVSPAVAPANLHRMEPVIRERAGIILDGLPIGEVFDWVDLVSKELTAMTLATLFDFPFEERRKLTHWSDCMTNAPGHGPVTSWDQKRSEIAACFGRFTEMWNDRVNSPPQGDMISMLAHGEATRDMDIHEFHGNVALLIIGGNDTTRNTISGSVYALNQNPGQYAKLKADHSLISSMVSETIRWQTPLAHMARTATQDYELGGKTIRKGDRVAMWYVSGNRDDDVIAEPNSYIIDRERPRQHLSFGFGVHRCVGNRLAELQLKIIWEEMLARFPTIEVVDEPTRTHSVFVKGYETLPVIIPTRN; encoded by the coding sequence ATGAGCGACGGCGCCGTCGACATCCGTGGAGAAGCCCACGCGCGGGCCTACGCCGAGCCGCTGGAGACCTTGAACCCGGCCCAGCCGCTGCTGTTCGCCGACGACGAGCTCTGGCCCTATTTCGAACGTCTGCGCGCCGAGGATCCGGTCCACTTCACCGAAGACAGCGCCTATGGGCCCTATTGGTCGGTGACCCGCTACAACGACATCATGGCGGTCGACACCAATCACGAGGTGTTCTCCTCGGCCGACGGCATCACCCTGGTCAGCCTCGAGGCCAAGGAGCAGAACGCCAACCGTCCGGCGCGGCCCAGCTTCATCTCCATGGACCCGCCCAAGCACGACGTGCAGCGCAAGACGGTCAGCCCCGCCGTGGCGCCGGCCAACCTGCACCGCATGGAGCCGGTGATCCGGGAGCGCGCCGGGATCATCCTCGACGGCCTGCCGATCGGCGAGGTGTTCGACTGGGTGGACCTGGTCTCCAAGGAGCTGACGGCCATGACCCTGGCCACGCTCTTCGACTTCCCGTTCGAGGAGCGCCGCAAGCTGACCCACTGGTCGGACTGCATGACCAACGCCCCCGGCCACGGCCCGGTGACCAGCTGGGACCAGAAGCGCAGCGAGATCGCCGCCTGTTTCGGCCGCTTCACTGAGATGTGGAATGACCGGGTCAACAGCCCGCCGCAGGGCGACATGATCTCGATGCTGGCCCACGGCGAGGCCACCCGCGACATGGACATCCACGAGTTCCACGGCAATGTCGCCCTGCTGATCATCGGCGGCAACGACACCACCCGCAACACCATCTCCGGTTCGGTCTACGCCCTGAACCAGAACCCCGGCCAGTACGCCAAGCTCAAGGCCGACCACTCGCTGATCTCCTCCATGGTGTCCGAAACCATCCGCTGGCAGACGCCGCTGGCCCACATGGCGCGCACCGCGACCCAGGACTACGAGCTGGGCGGCAAGACCATCAGGAAGGGCGACCGGGTGGCCATGTGGTACGTCTCGGGCAACCGCGACGATGACGTCATCGCCGAGCCCAACAGCTACATCATCGACCGCGAGCGGCCTCGCCAGCACCTGTCGTTCGGCTTCGGCGTCCACCGCTGCGTCGGCAACCGCCTGGCCGAGCTGCAGCTCAAGATCATCTGGGAAGAGATGCTGGCCCGCTTCCCGACCATCGAGGTGGTCGACGAACCGACCCGCACCCACTCGGTCTTCGTCAAGGGCTACGAGACCCTGCCGGTGATCATCCCGACGCGGAACTAG
- a CDS encoding class I SAM-dependent RNA methyltransferase, giving the protein MRSSRRPSRPQRRPQSEAPSGPALEVVIESVGGEGDGIAAGPIFAPFTLPGERVRLAPGGERRDVEQILQASAERVVPPCPHFGVCGGCALQHWEHDAYLAWKVDRLRRTLARERIETEFLPAVAAPPASRRRLALHARPGGRGAARLGFKARKSWDVVDIEVCPIADPALQAALPALRALAAPLFEHAKSAPTLHVTLTATGIDVDITGVERKSGGLSADARMRLAEIAAQGDFARVTLDGEPAYLVRQPMVRLGPATVALPAGAFLQAVPAAEAAMAALAVEACAGADRIADLYCGVGTFTFRLAGVAPVLACDSSAPAIHALNAAVSTAPGVKGIVGEHRDLARRPVLAEELKRIDTVVFDPPRAGAAEQSAEIARSKVARAVGVSCNPATFARDARILIDGGFTLDRLLPVDQFLWSPHIELVGVFSR; this is encoded by the coding sequence ATGCGAAGTTCCCGGCGGCCGTCCCGGCCCCAGAGGCGTCCCCAGTCCGAAGCGCCGTCCGGGCCCGCCCTTGAGGTGGTCATCGAGAGCGTAGGCGGAGAAGGGGACGGCATTGCGGCGGGACCGATCTTCGCGCCCTTCACCCTGCCCGGAGAGCGCGTGCGCCTGGCCCCCGGCGGCGAGCGGCGGGACGTCGAGCAGATCTTGCAGGCCAGCGCTGAGCGCGTCGTCCCGCCGTGTCCGCACTTCGGGGTTTGCGGCGGCTGCGCCCTCCAGCACTGGGAGCACGACGCCTATCTGGCCTGGAAGGTCGACCGCCTGCGCCGGACCCTGGCCCGCGAGCGGATCGAGACCGAGTTCCTGCCGGCCGTGGCCGCCCCCCCGGCCAGCCGCCGTCGCCTGGCCCTGCACGCCCGCCCCGGCGGCCGCGGCGCCGCGCGCCTGGGCTTCAAGGCGCGCAAGTCCTGGGACGTGGTCGACATCGAGGTCTGCCCCATCGCCGATCCGGCCCTGCAGGCGGCCTTGCCCGCCCTGCGCGCCCTGGCGGCGCCGCTGTTCGAGCACGCCAAGTCCGCGCCGACCCTCCACGTGACGCTGACCGCCACCGGGATCGACGTCGACATCACCGGGGTGGAGCGCAAGAGCGGCGGCCTGTCGGCCGACGCCCGAATGCGGCTGGCCGAGATCGCCGCCCAGGGCGACTTCGCCCGCGTCACCCTGGACGGCGAGCCGGCCTATCTGGTCCGCCAGCCCATGGTCCGCCTGGGCCCGGCCACCGTCGCCCTGCCGGCCGGGGCCTTCCTGCAGGCCGTGCCCGCCGCCGAGGCCGCCATGGCCGCCCTGGCGGTCGAGGCGTGCGCCGGGGCCGACAGGATCGCCGACCTCTATTGCGGGGTGGGGACCTTCACCTTCCGCCTGGCGGGCGTCGCCCCCGTCCTGGCCTGCGATTCCTCGGCGCCGGCCATCCATGCGCTCAATGCGGCGGTCTCCACCGCCCCGGGGGTGAAGGGGATCGTCGGCGAGCACCGCGACCTGGCCCGTCGCCCGGTCCTGGCCGAGGAGCTGAAGCGCATCGACACTGTGGTCTTCGACCCGCCAAGGGCCGGTGCCGCCGAGCAGTCCGCCGAGATCGCCAGGTCCAAGGTCGCCCGGGCCGTCGGGGTCTCCTGCAACCCCGCCACCTTCGCCCGGGACGCGCGGATCCTGATTGATGGGGGCTTCACGCTCGATCGCCTGTTGCCGGTCGATCAGTTCCTCTGGTCGCCGCATATCGAGCTGGTCGGCGTGTTCAGCCGCTGA
- a CDS encoding glycine zipper 2TM domain-containing protein produces the protein MNRVLALAAAAAVAASTLTIPTFAAAQSYGSGDPCRAEQRRKANQGTLAGGVLGAVVGGSVAGNGAKTEGAVLGGVVGAVAGHQIAKRNVKCGSYPKRVARNSYQRNNCRWVQEYYGGRNHSFEVCRARDGVWRPSGRG, from the coding sequence ATGAATCGCGTCCTCGCCCTCGCCGCCGCAGCGGCCGTTGCGGCCTCCACCCTCACCATCCCGACCTTCGCCGCCGCCCAGTCCTATGGCTCAGGCGACCCCTGCCGCGCCGAACAGCGCCGCAAGGCCAACCAGGGCACCCTGGCGGGCGGCGTGCTGGGCGCCGTGGTCGGCGGCAGCGTGGCGGGCAACGGGGCCAAGACCGAAGGCGCCGTGCTGGGCGGCGTGGTCGGCGCGGTCGCCGGTCACCAGATCGCCAAGCGCAACGTCAAGTGCGGGTCCTATCCCAAGCGCGTGGCGCGCAACTCCTACCAGCGCAATAACTGCCGCTGGGTGCAGGAGTATTACGGCGGCCGCAACCACAGCTTCGAAGTCTGTCGCGCGCGTGATGGCGTCTGGCGGCCGAGCGGCCGCGGCTAG
- a CDS encoding glycine zipper 2TM domain-containing protein: MNFRNTFAKGALAGVAGVMALSAAATVPTFAAAQSSGYYGQREGGYYDPCRRSSTNRGTTGALIGGALGAVIGSNAAARNARTEGALLGGALGAVGGAAVGKNSAACESYRAPRSTYYDNGSRYGSRGESGYYAGSYDRDRYVDRSGYDDDYAYDRRGTAYEVTQRPGADGCSLAESPIYLPDGRVQKRFVRVCQDASGNYQVVD; the protein is encoded by the coding sequence ATGAACTTCCGCAACACATTCGCCAAGGGCGCCCTGGCCGGCGTCGCCGGGGTCATGGCCCTCTCGGCCGCCGCCACCGTCCCGACCTTCGCCGCGGCGCAGTCGTCCGGCTATTACGGCCAGCGCGAGGGCGGCTACTACGATCCCTGCCGCCGGTCCTCGACCAACCGCGGCACGACCGGCGCCCTGATCGGCGGCGCGCTGGGCGCGGTGATCGGCTCCAACGCCGCGGCCCGCAACGCGCGGACCGAGGGCGCCCTGCTGGGCGGCGCGCTGGGCGCGGTGGGCGGCGCGGCGGTCGGCAAGAACTCCGCGGCGTGCGAGTCCTACCGGGCTCCGCGCTCCACCTACTACGACAACGGCTCGCGCTACGGTTCGCGCGGCGAAAGCGGCTACTACGCCGGCTCCTACGATCGCGACCGCTACGTCGATCGCAGCGGCTATGACGACGACTACGCCTATGACCGCCGCGGCACGGCCTATGAGGTCACCCAGCGTCCCGGCGCCGATGGCTGCAGCCTCGCCGAAAGCCCGATCTATCTCCCCGACGGCCGGGTGCAGAAGCGCTTCGTGCGCGTCTGCCAGGACGCCTCGGGCAACTATCAGGTCGTCGATTAG
- a CDS encoding TlyA family RNA methyltransferase, translated as MARKRADLLLVERGLFDSRAKARAAIEAGGVTVGGRVLAKASEPLEEDAEIVAVAAHPYVGRGALKLVHALDLWPIETAGRTVLDVGASTGGFTEVCLVRGAAKVFAVDVGRGQLHPSLASDSRVIDLEGVDARSLDTALIPATPDLVVTDVSFIGLAKALPAALALARDAADLVALVKPQFEAGPKGVGKGGRVKDEAVRARTLAEVAAFLEGAGWAVQATADSPITGGDGNREYLLWAVKKAADR; from the coding sequence ATGGCCCGCAAGCGGGCCGACCTCCTGCTGGTGGAGCGCGGCCTGTTCGACAGCCGCGCCAAGGCCCGCGCCGCCATCGAGGCGGGCGGCGTCACGGTCGGCGGCCGGGTGCTGGCCAAGGCCTCCGAGCCGCTTGAGGAGGACGCCGAGATCGTCGCCGTGGCCGCCCATCCCTATGTGGGGCGGGGTGCGCTGAAGCTGGTCCACGCGCTGGACCTCTGGCCCATCGAGACAGCGGGGCGGACCGTGCTGGACGTGGGCGCCTCGACCGGCGGCTTCACCGAGGTCTGCCTGGTGCGCGGGGCGGCGAAGGTCTTCGCCGTCGACGTCGGGCGCGGCCAGCTCCACCCCAGCCTGGCGAGCGATTCCCGGGTGATCGACCTTGAGGGCGTCGACGCACGCAGCCTGGACACCGCACTGATCCCGGCCACTCCGGACCTGGTGGTCACCGATGTCAGCTTCATCGGCCTGGCCAAGGCGCTGCCCGCGGCGCTCGCACTGGCGCGGGACGCGGCGGACCTGGTCGCCCTGGTCAAGCCGCAGTTCGAGGCGGGGCCAAAGGGCGTGGGGAAGGGCGGACGGGTCAAGGACGAGGCGGTCCGCGCCCGGACGCTGGCCGAGGTCGCCGCCTTCCTGGAGGGCGCGGGCTGGGCCGTCCAGGCCACCGCCGACAGCCCCATAACCGGGGGCGACGGCAATCGCGAATACCTGCTCTGGGCCGTGAAAAAAGCCGCCGACCGCTAG